The window GCACCAAGGGCAACTTTACTATCTTAAAAGATGCGTTTGGCAATGGATTTGTCTCAGGAGAAGGAAATGTTCCTGATCATAGCGGAAAGAATATTATACTTACAATAGACAAAACCATTCAATACATCACCGAAAATGCCCTGGAAAGAACCGTAACATCTTTTTCAGCCAAATCCGGAATGGCCATTGTAATGGTGCCAAAAACAGGGGCCATGCTGGCCATTGCGCACTACCCTTTTTTTAATCCGAATTCTTTTAAATACTTCCGAAGGGAGCTGTGGAGAAACAGGGCAATCACCGATCCGTTTGAGCCTGGATCAACCATGAAAATTTTCAGTGCTGCCGCGGCAATACAATCCGGCGGGTCATCACCGAATACCATCTATTTCTGTGAAAACGGCGCGTACAAGATAGGAAGGAAGACAATCCATGACAACGCATCACATGGATGGCTTTCCTTGCAGCAGATTGTCAAATACTCCAGCAATATCGGTGCGGTAAAAATCAGTGAAAAAATAGGACCCGAACGTCTATACAGTACCCTGCGTCATTTTGGTTTCGGGACAAAAACCGGAATCGACTGCCCAGGTGAAACTGCCGGTAGTTTGGCCCTTTATAAGCAATGGACCAAATTAGATACCGGGGCAATTTCCTTTGGCCACGGTATTTCAGTATCTGCCGTTCAACTGGTCGAAGCGGTTTCAGCCATCGCAAACGATGGGATTCTCATGAAGCCTTACCTGGTAAAGGCTATTACAGATAAGAATGGTCAGTATATCCATCGCTTCAAACCGCGAAAAATGAGGAGGGTCATTTCAACCCGTACGGCAAAAGAGATCGCAAAAATAATGAAAACCGTAATTACCAGAAACGGTACAGGGACGCTGGCCGCTCTTGAGGGATATTCTGTTTGTGGAAAGACAGGAACCTCTCAGAAAATCGGTAAAGACGGAACTTACTCCGAAGATAAATATATCGCATCTTTTACCGGGTTTACTCCTGCAGAAAATCCTGAAATTGCTGTTTTGGTAGTCATTGATGAACCTGTGGAAAAGTATTACGGCGGGATTGTTGCTGCCCCTGCATTTAAGAAAATTGCCCATGAAACGCTTAATCACCTGAACATATCTCCCACAGTTGAGTTGAACAAATTGACTTTTTCATTAAAAAAGAGGCCAGAGGGTGAAACTTTCCAGGATACTTAAGGCAGTCAAAGTAAATAGTATTTACCGTACAGGTAAACAGACTGCACCAAAAGATGGTTTTAAGCAAAATTTAAATCATGATCCTGATATTGGTTCGCTGCACTACAGAGCACAGGAAGTTCATCCCGGGGGGTTATTTGTAGCCATACCAGGGCTTGTTTCAGATGGTCATGATTTTATTGACCAGGCCCGTATCAGAGGCGCTTTGGCTGTTGTATCACAAAAACCGGTTCAATCTGATCACTCACTTATCCAAAACACCAGGCTGAACGAAGATGATTTAACAGTCATTGAAGTTGATAACTCCAGGAAAGCTCTGGCAGAAATATCGGCAGCCTTTTTCGGAAACCCGTCGCAACAACTGAATTTAACGGGAATAACCGGAACAAACGGGAAGACAACAACCGCATATCTTATTGAAAGTATACTGGTTGCCGCTGGAATAAACACAGGGGTTATCGGTACCATAAACTACCGATATAATGGTAAGGTTTTCGAAAACCCGGTAACCACACCGGAATCACTCGATTTGCAGAAAATCCTGGCGGGAATGCTGAAAGAAGGGGTCACTCACGTTGTGCTGGAGGTGTCTTCCCACGCCATTGATCTCTACAGGATAGAAAACTGCTGGATGGATACGGGCGTGTTTACAAATTTAACCCAAGACCACCTCGATTATCATGGTGATATGAATTCCTACTGGCTTTGCAAGAAAAAAATGTTTATCGAGCATCTGCCTTCAGGGATTAAAAAAGACCGTGCGCTCGCTGTAATCAATCGTGATAATTCGAAAGGAAGAGAACTTTTCAATATACTTCCTGTTGGTGGCATTTCCACCGGGCATTCAACAGATAACATGATATGGCCGAAAATGATTACACATAACTTAAATGGTATTACGGGAAAGATTTCAACACCTGCCGGAAGCTTCGATTTCAAGTCGTCGCTGGTGGGAAAACATAATATAGAAAATATTCTCTCTGCCACGGGTGTGGGAATCGCTCTCGATCTTTCTTTAGACACTATTAAGAAAGGCCTAGAAAATGTTTTCTTTATACCCGGACGCCTTGAAAGAATTGCCGGAAATAATGGACGTTTTGTATATGTAGATTATGCGCATACACCTGATGCTCTGGGCAATGTATTGGCTTCTTTAAAAGCAGTTTCGCCGAAAAAAATAATATGTGTATTTGGATGTGGAGGAGACAGGGACAGAGGCAAACGGCCGATTATGGGCGAGGTAGTCGGAAAACTTTGCGACCTGGCAATAGTCACTTCTGACAATCCTCGAACTGAGAATCCAGATAAAATTATAGATCAGATTATTTCCGGATTAAAAAAATCATGCCACCATCAATACAGCCGGTCAAGCCTTAAAACTGGTTTGAAAGAAAAGGGTTATGTGATCGAACCGGACCGTAGAAGTGCAATAAAACTTGGCATCGATGTTTCCCGCCAGGGGGATACTGTACTTATCGCCGGAAAGGGTCATGAAACCTATCAGATCATGGGCAAAGATATAATCGCCTTTGATGATAGAAAAGAAGCAAAACAGGCACTTATGAATGAAGCTTAAATCACCAAAAACAAGACGGCGTCACACCAAAAAATCAAAATCCGAATTCAAAAATCGGATACTGTGGACTGCTGCCGACGTTATTGAAGCAACAGGTGGAAAGCTTATCTGCGGTAATCCACATGACAGATTTACAGGCATCAGCATTGACTCCCGCAGTGTTATAGCAAACGAACTGTTTGTCGCAATCAAAGGGGAGACTCATGATGGTCACAGTTTTGCTGCAGATGTGATCCGCCAGGGGATATCAGGACTGGTTATAAATAAAGATAAGGCAAACGATCTTCCCGTTGAAGAATGGAAGAAAAATAAGATTGTATGCCTTGCAACAAATAATACCACCAAAGCTCTTGGCGATCTGGCCTCTTTTCATAGGAAGCGAACGAATGTGACGGTTGTCGCCATCACCGGATCAAACGGTAAAACCACTACCAGAGAAATGACTGCTTCCGTTGTTGGGCAGTGTTTTGAAACACTTTCAAGCAGAGGAAATTTTAACAATGAAATAGGCCTCCCCCTCACCCTCCTCAAGCTTGACCACGGCCATAAATTGGCCGTGGTTGAGCTTGGCATGAATGCTCCGGGAGAAATAGCA is drawn from Thermodesulfobacteriota bacterium and contains these coding sequences:
- a CDS encoding penicillin-binding protein 2, giving the protein MKSIKKRHINFRLALVIFLFIILFTAIGARAVYLQVYCGPWLAQKAADQYERSFELAGNRGTIYDTNFAKMAVSNLATSIAAYPKQIKNAGESAKVLSPILKVNRKILKEKLISEKPFVWIKRQSSPNETKAVKKLKLEGIAFIPEYNRFYPLKTLAAQVIGFTGTDGNGLEGIEFYYDSYLRGTKGNFTILKDAFGNGFVSGEGNVPDHSGKNIILTIDKTIQYITENALERTVTSFSAKSGMAIVMVPKTGAMLAIAHYPFFNPNSFKYFRRELWRNRAITDPFEPGSTMKIFSAAAAIQSGGSSPNTIYFCENGAYKIGRKTIHDNASHGWLSLQQIVKYSSNIGAVKISEKIGPERLYSTLRHFGFGTKTGIDCPGETAGSLALYKQWTKLDTGAISFGHGISVSAVQLVEAVSAIANDGILMKPYLVKAITDKNGQYIHRFKPRKMRRVISTRTAKEIAKIMKTVITRNGTGTLAALEGYSVCGKTGTSQKIGKDGTYSEDKYIASFTGFTPAENPEIAVLVVIDEPVEKYYGGIVAAPAFKKIAHETLNHLNISPTVELNKLTFSLKKRPEGETFQDT
- a CDS encoding UDP-N-acetylmuramoyl-L-alanyl-D-glutamate--2,6-diaminopimelate ligase, whose product is MKLSRILKAVKVNSIYRTGKQTAPKDGFKQNLNHDPDIGSLHYRAQEVHPGGLFVAIPGLVSDGHDFIDQARIRGALAVVSQKPVQSDHSLIQNTRLNEDDLTVIEVDNSRKALAEISAAFFGNPSQQLNLTGITGTNGKTTTAYLIESILVAAGINTGVIGTINYRYNGKVFENPVTTPESLDLQKILAGMLKEGVTHVVLEVSSHAIDLYRIENCWMDTGVFTNLTQDHLDYHGDMNSYWLCKKKMFIEHLPSGIKKDRALAVINRDNSKGRELFNILPVGGISTGHSTDNMIWPKMITHNLNGITGKISTPAGSFDFKSSLVGKHNIENILSATGVGIALDLSLDTIKKGLENVFFIPGRLERIAGNNGRFVYVDYAHTPDALGNVLASLKAVSPKKIICVFGCGGDRDRGKRPIMGEVVGKLCDLAIVTSDNPRTENPDKIIDQIISGLKKSCHHQYSRSSLKTGLKEKGYVIEPDRRSAIKLGIDVSRQGDTVLIAGKGHETYQIMGKDIIAFDDRKEAKQALMNEA